The following are from one region of the Vibrio hyugaensis genome:
- a CDS encoding DUF2834 domain-containing protein, whose translation MVRFYLVLTLLGILLPYGALVPWLVANGLDISLLFSEAVANPISIMAWLDVLVGAIALIGFILVDGQKHKVKYRYFAVLGTLSVGVSFGLPMYLYFKEKQSLQPQP comes from the coding sequence ATGGTAAGGTTTTATCTAGTTCTTACTTTGTTAGGTATATTGCTACCGTATGGAGCGTTGGTTCCTTGGCTAGTTGCTAATGGCTTAGATATTAGTCTTTTGTTCAGTGAAGCGGTGGCAAACCCCATTAGTATAATGGCCTGGCTTGATGTCTTGGTTGGTGCGATTGCTCTGATAGGCTTTATTTTAGTGGACGGGCAAAAACATAAAGTGAAGTATCGATATTTTGCAGTGTTGGGAACTTTGTCAGTTGGTGTGTCGTTTGGGCTCCCAATGTACCTTTATTTCAAAGAAAAACAGTCCCTTCAGCCACAGCCCTAA